The genomic region ACACTATTTAGGAGTTTATTATGAAAAATACATTTTCACGTATAACACTTGGCTTAGGTATTTTGACAATGACTGGTGCTGCTTTAGCAGGTGGAATGAGCGGCAATCTTTCGGTAAAAGGCAGTGATCAAGATGTATCTGGTGGTACAGTAAGTGCAGATGTCGTTACCGCTGATAGTAATGGCTGGTTAGTTGTTCATCGTACAGATAAGGCGATGAAACCCGGTCCTGTCGTGGCCTATGCACCACTTAGAAAAGGTATGAATCATGATGTATCAGCGATTTTAACTGAGCCTGTTAAATCAGGTGAAATGTTGATGCTGATGTTACATGGTGAGGCTGGTGGCATGAAAACCGGTATTTTTGAATACACCTTAGGTGCGAAAGAAGATGGCCCTATCAAGGTGAACGGCAAGCTAGTGATGGACGTGATCACAGCAAAATAATGTCGAAGATTATTGATTAATAAGGGGGAGATGTATTTTCATCTCCCCCTTTCTTATGCGTTTTCAATAAGGCGTTTATTCCAGTAGGGATGCGAACGGCCAAAAAAGTCTGCCATAAAATCAAGAAAATACACCACTTTTGAAGACTTTAGTCTGTTGCCTGGATAGAGAGCATAAATGCTTTGTTGGGTGTCTTTCTCTGATCCTTCCCAGTTTTCTAGCAAGGCAACCA from Marinomonas rhizomae harbors:
- a CDS encoding DUF7282 domain-containing protein; its protein translation is MKNTFSRITLGLGILTMTGAALAGGMSGNLSVKGSDQDVSGGTVSADVVTADSNGWLVVHRTDKAMKPGPVVAYAPLRKGMNHDVSAILTEPVKSGEMLMLMLHGEAGGMKTGIFEYTLGAKEDGPIKVNGKLVMDVITAK